One genomic segment of Marinitoga piezophila KA3 includes these proteins:
- a CDS encoding segregation and condensation protein A produces the protein MFSDINIELDIFSGPFEVLVDLIREKKIPVRMLPVSYIADIFNEYIEKNYDNLNDIGEFLRIASYLTLLKSKELLPKANEDKEFTRQKNTLYNIIEDYDQIKKAMEKLKDNFGKNNTKKPIRVKAMRFDKKKIYEQLDLYMTDYIRLQHKLEILREGFTVEEAIEELEKMERFTLQELYILSNKNRLRFIVYFLASLTLVRNGIHYINENYEFIRSKKEVTLGAE, from the coding sequence ATGTTTTCCGACATAAATATTGAATTGGATATCTTTTCAGGCCCTTTTGAAGTTTTAGTTGACCTTATAAGAGAAAAAAAGATACCGGTGCGTATGCTACCGGTATCTTATATTGCTGATATATTTAACGAATATATAGAAAAAAATTATGACAATTTAAATGATATTGGTGAGTTCTTAAGAATTGCATCTTATCTAACTTTATTAAAATCAAAAGAATTATTACCAAAAGCCAATGAAGATAAAGAGTTTACACGTCAAAAAAATACATTATATAATATTATCGAGGATTATGATCAAATAAAGAAAGCTATGGAAAAACTTAAGGATAATTTTGGAAAAAATAATACTAAGAAACCCATTAGAGTTAAGGCTATGAGATTTGATAAAAAGAAAATTTATGAACAGTTAGACTTATATATGACAGATTATATACGGCTTCAGCATAAATTAGAAATATTACGTGAAGGTTTTACAGTAGAAGAAGCTATAGAAGAACTTGAAAAAATGGAAAGATTTACTTTACAAGAATTGTATATCCTTTCAAACAAAAATAGATTGAGATTTATAGTTTATTTTCTTGCATCATTGACACTTGTAAGAAATGGCATTCATTATATTAATGAAAATTACGAATTTATTCGTTCTAAAAAAGAGGTGACATTAGGTGCAGAATAA
- a CDS encoding pseudouridine synthase has product MIKLQTFLQKIGEGSRRKVGEMIISGKVKVNGKTIKEPWFLLSDKDIIEINNKKIYVREKINDIDNYVYYLLHKPIGYLSSLSDDRGRKTITDLIKGKIPEKVFHVGRLDYNTSGLMLLTNDGELANLLLHPKKKIYKTYKVLINKHIKNEDIEKLKNGVIIENYKTQPAKIEKIRKKGKYSEVIISIHEGKKRQVRLMFKVLGYNVLKLKRIKFGPWTVNEVPNPGDIKKIDNKDIKKLKDYLQMRTKKD; this is encoded by the coding sequence TTGATAAAACTTCAGACATTTCTCCAGAAGATAGGTGAAGGTTCTCGAAGAAAAGTTGGAGAAATGATTATCTCGGGAAAGGTAAAAGTAAATGGAAAAACTATCAAAGAACCCTGGTTTTTGCTTTCAGATAAAGATATTATTGAAATAAATAATAAAAAAATATATGTCAGAGAAAAAATAAACGATATAGATAATTATGTATATTATTTATTGCATAAACCTATAGGATATTTATCCTCTCTTTCCGATGATAGAGGAAGAAAAACTATTACTGATCTAATAAAAGGAAAAATACCTGAAAAGGTTTTTCATGTAGGAAGATTGGACTATAATACTTCCGGATTAATGCTCCTTACTAATGACGGAGAATTAGCTAATTTACTTTTACACCCCAAAAAAAAGATTTATAAAACATACAAAGTATTAATTAATAAACATATAAAAAACGAAGATATTGAAAAACTTAAAAATGGGGTAATTATAGAAAATTATAAAACTCAACCTGCCAAAATTGAAAAAATTAGAAAAAAAGGAAAATATTCAGAAGTAATTATTAGTATCCATGAAGGAAAAAAAAGACAGGTAAGATTAATGTTTAAAGTATTAGGATATAATGTACTAAAACTTAAAAGAATTAAGTTTGGTCCTTGGACTGTAAATGAAGTTCCTAATCCCGGAGATATAAAAAAAATTGATAATAAAGATATAAAAAAATTAAAAGATTATTTACAAATGAGAACGAAAAAAGATTAA
- a CDS encoding DUF6115 domain-containing protein — protein MITLIIFIWLIGLSIISLINLSLLISLWKKFNSFSITIDSSIEDQTNTLLARFQKITSSRLRALDNKIEILDQLIKDADEAYMKSFSMLTDLEKKTDELKRERTNLKIKQEKRRLAESSSPMKEKHIPKIDYQQREISIGYNRENIEKNYKTHVIEKEIEEEKSPEQILKEKIIEYYDKGMSIQEIAKMLDKGSGEIKLIINLYHKNKK, from the coding sequence ATGATAACGCTAATCATTTTTATATGGTTAATAGGATTATCTATTATATCTCTTATTAATCTCTCCTTATTAATTTCATTATGGAAAAAATTTAATAGTTTTTCTATAACAATTGATTCTTCCATTGAGGATCAAACAAATACTTTATTAGCACGTTTTCAAAAAATAACCTCGTCAAGACTAAGGGCTTTAGATAACAAAATCGAAATTCTTGATCAACTTATAAAAGATGCCGATGAAGCATATATGAAATCTTTTTCGATGCTTACTGATCTTGAGAAAAAAACAGATGAGCTAAAAAGAGAAAGAACAAATTTAAAGATAAAACAGGAAAAAAGAAGATTAGCGGAATCGTCTTCGCCTATGAAAGAGAAACATATCCCAAAAATAGATTATCAGCAACGTGAAATATCAATTGGATACAACAGAGAAAATATTGAAAAAAATTATAAAACACATGTAATTGAAAAAGAAATTGAAGAAGAAAAAAGTCCGGAACAAATTTTAAAAGAAAAAATAATTGAATATTATGATAAGGGAATGAGCATACAGGAAATTGCAAAAATGCTTGATAAAGGATCAGGTGAGATAAAACTTATAATAAACTTATACCATAAAAATAAAAAATAA
- a CDS encoding LexA family protein: MKNEIGERIKKLRERKGISREKLGAIIGIAGNSVYRIEAGINKPSAEVIIELAKYFDVSTDYLLGLDNISGNDTYVRVEMKKIPVYEKVAAGVSGAAQPVDYPIDEIYIPKGWKGTFAVEVVGDSMEPEIKEGDYVIVDPESYIDSGNRVIALLNDGEDALVKVFRKTFDGTIMLYSLNPKYEPIILTPDLRWKIIGKVVNLYRRY, from the coding sequence TTGAAGAATGAAATTGGAGAAAGAATAAAAAAATTAAGGGAAAGAAAAGGAATATCAAGAGAAAAACTTGGAGCTATTATCGGAATAGCGGGAAATAGTGTATATAGAATTGAAGCAGGTATTAACAAGCCTTCAGCTGAAGTAATTATAGAATTGGCAAAATATTTTGATGTAAGTACAGATTATTTGCTAGGATTGGATAATATATCAGGTAATGACACTTATGTAAGAGTGGAAATGAAAAAAATTCCTGTATATGAAAAAGTTGCTGCAGGAGTGAGTGGTGCAGCACAACCAGTAGATTATCCTATTGATGAAATTTATATACCAAAAGGTTGGAAAGGAACATTTGCAGTTGAAGTTGTTGGGGATAGTATGGAACCAGAAATAAAAGAAGGTGACTACGTAATAGTTGATCCGGAATCGTATATAGATTCAGGAAATAGGGTAATAGCATTATTAAATGATGGTGAAGACGCATTGGTTAAAGTATTCAGGAAAACATTTGATGGAACTATAATGTTATATAGTTTAAATCCGAAGTATGAACCAATTATTTTAACTCCAGATTTAAGATGGAAAATAATTGGAAAAGTTGTGAACTTATATAGGAGATATTAA
- the trpS gene encoding tryptophan--tRNA ligase, translated as MRILSGMRATGKLHLGHVLVLEDWKRLQDEGNETFFFVADWHALTTHKEESHKIYQSTIDIVRGYLAAGIDPEKSVIFVQSAIKEHAELYLLLNMLVSVSRLERIPTYKDLKENLENRDLSTAGFLTYPVLQTADIILYKATGVPVGEDQVYHIELSREIVRRFNNLYKEVFPEPEPIVTRIPKLPGTDGRKMSKSYGNIIMIDEDHESLKKKIMPMMTDPARMRRTDPGTPEKCPVWEYHKAFTLNQEELDWVVKGCTTADIGCVQCKKLLLKNMEERLKPIWEKYEKISDEDVLNVIHEGNKKASAVAKKTMEEVKEAMNLRW; from the coding sequence GTGAGAATTTTAAGTGGTATGCGTGCAACTGGAAAATTACATCTTGGTCATGTTTTGGTGTTAGAAGATTGGAAAAGATTGCAGGATGAAGGAAATGAAACTTTCTTTTTTGTTGCAGACTGGCATGCATTGACCACTCACAAAGAAGAAAGTCATAAGATATACCAATCTACAATTGATATAGTAAGAGGATATCTTGCTGCTGGAATTGATCCAGAAAAATCTGTAATATTTGTTCAATCTGCGATTAAGGAACATGCCGAATTATATCTTTTATTAAATATGCTCGTTTCTGTTAGCAGATTAGAAAGAATACCAACTTATAAAGATTTAAAAGAAAATCTTGAAAATAGGGATTTATCAACTGCTGGATTTTTAACTTATCCAGTTTTGCAAACTGCTGATATTATTTTATATAAAGCAACAGGCGTTCCGGTTGGTGAAGATCAGGTTTATCATATTGAATTAAGTAGAGAAATTGTAAGGAGATTTAATAATTTATATAAAGAAGTATTTCCGGAGCCAGAACCAATTGTTACAAGAATACCAAAATTGCCTGGTACCGATGGTAGGAAGATGTCAAAGAGTTATGGAAACATTATAATGATAGATGAAGACCACGAATCATTGAAGAAAAAGATAATGCCAATGATGACAGATCCTGCAAGAATGAGAAGAACAGATCCTGGCACTCCAGAAAAATGCCCTGTTTGGGAATATCATAAAGCATTTACTTTAAATCAAGAAGAGCTGGATTGGGTTGTAAAAGGATGTACAACTGCTGATATTGGCTGTGTTCAATGTAAAAAATTATTATTAAAAAATATGGAAGAACGTTTAAAACCAATATGGGAAAAATACGAAAAAATTTCAGATGAAGATGTTTTAAATGTGATTCATGAAGGTAATAAAAAGGCCTCCGCTGTAGCGAAAAAAACTATGGAAGAAGTTAAGGAGGCTATGAACCTCAGGTGGTGA
- the gcvPB gene encoding aminomethyl-transferring glycine dehydrogenase subunit GcvPB, whose amino-acid sequence MKLIFEKSKEGRTSFSLPKLDVPEQKIEMEDELIRKEKPNLPQVFELEVVRHYNDLERKNHSVDSGFYPLGSCTMKYNPMINEEMAGLFNNIHPYIDEEYTQGALELMYNLQNYLGEITGMDAVTLQPAAGAHGELTGMLIVRKYIDDNGYTNKTKVILPDSAHGTNPASAKMAGFDVIEVKSGPDGRVDLEEFKEKMDDTVAAIMLTNPNTLGLFEKDILEIAKLAHEHNALLYYDGANLNAIMGKVRPGDMGFDIVHVNLHKTFSTPHGMGGPGSGPVGVKAKLKDYLPKPVVDLNEDGKYYLNYDIPKSIGRLRTFYGNFSVMVRAYTYILSMGHDGLKFASEMAVLNANYLRKKLEKEFKIAYDEVCKHEFIIDGTFLKEYGVKTLDFAKRLLDYGIHPPTIYFPLIVHEAMMIEPTETESKEELDHFVDVMHKILEEAKSDAEILKGAPRNTPVRRLDEKVANKELKVRF is encoded by the coding sequence ATGAAATTAATCTTTGAAAAGTCAAAAGAAGGAAGAACATCATTTTCATTGCCTAAATTAGATGTACCAGAACAAAAAATCGAAATGGAAGATGAATTAATTAGAAAAGAAAAACCAAATCTTCCACAGGTTTTTGAACTTGAAGTCGTAAGACATTACAATGATTTAGAAAGAAAGAATCATTCTGTTGATAGTGGATTTTATCCATTAGGTTCATGTACAATGAAATATAATCCTATGATTAACGAAGAAATGGCTGGATTATTTAACAACATACATCCATATATAGATGAAGAATATACTCAAGGTGCTCTTGAATTAATGTACAATCTTCAGAATTACCTTGGCGAAATCACTGGTATGGATGCTGTTACATTACAACCTGCAGCAGGTGCTCATGGTGAACTTACAGGAATGCTTATTGTAAGAAAATACATCGATGATAATGGATATACAAATAAAACAAAGGTTATTTTGCCTGACTCAGCTCACGGAACAAACCCTGCATCAGCTAAAATGGCTGGTTTTGATGTTATTGAAGTAAAATCAGGTCCTGATGGAAGGGTTGACCTTGAAGAATTTAAAGAAAAAATGGATGATACTGTAGCAGCTATCATGCTTACAAATCCAAATACTCTTGGTTTATTTGAAAAGGATATTCTTGAAATTGCAAAATTAGCTCATGAACATAATGCCCTTCTTTACTATGATGGAGCTAACTTAAATGCAATAATGGGTAAGGTTAGACCTGGAGATATGGGATTTGATATAGTTCATGTTAACCTTCATAAAACTTTCTCAACTCCACATGGAATGGGTGGACCTGGAAGCGGGCCTGTTGGAGTAAAAGCTAAATTAAAAGATTATTTGCCTAAACCAGTTGTAGACTTAAATGAAGATGGAAAATATTATTTAAACTATGATATCCCTAAAAGTATCGGAAGATTAAGAACATTCTATGGAAATTTCTCTGTAATGGTAAGAGCTTATACTTATATTCTTTCAATGGGTCATGATGGATTAAAATTCGCAAGTGAAATGGCTGTATTAAATGCAAATTATTTAAGAAAGAAATTGGAAAAAGAATTTAAAATTGCTTATGATGAAGTATGCAAACACGAATTTATCATCGATGGAACATTCTTAAAAGAATATGGAGTAAAAACTCTTGATTTTGCTAAAAGGTTGCTTGATTATGGCATTCATCCACCAACAATTTATTTCCCATTGATTGTGCATGAAGCTATGATGATTGAGCCAACAGAAACAGAATCTAAAGAAGAATTAGACCATTTTGTAGATGTTATGCATAAAATATTAGAAGAAGCAAAATCAGATGCAGAAATTCTAAAAGGTGCCCCTCGAAATACACCTGTTAGGAGATTAGATGAAAAGGTTGCTAATAAAGAGTTAAAAGTAAGATTTTAA
- the gcvH gene encoding glycine cleavage system protein GcvH: protein MRMKKYTKTHEWVEVEGNIATIGITAHAAEELGDITYVDLPEEGKEIKKGEALCAVESVKSASDVYSPVSGKVIEVNSELDASPELINDDAENAGWIVKMEISDESELDELLSEEEYKNSL from the coding sequence ATGAGAATGAAAAAGTATACAAAAACACATGAATGGGTAGAAGTAGAAGGTAACATTGCAACAATTGGTATAACAGCACATGCAGCAGAAGAACTTGGAGATATAACATATGTTGATTTACCAGAAGAAGGAAAAGAAATCAAAAAAGGTGAAGCTCTTTGTGCTGTTGAATCAGTAAAATCTGCAAGTGATGTTTACTCTCCTGTTTCAGGAAAAGTAATTGAAGTAAATTCAGAACTTGATGCTTCTCCTGAACTAATAAATGATGATGCAGAAAATGCTGGTTGGATTGTAAAAATGGAAATCAGTGATGAAAGCGAATTAGACGAATTATTATCTGAAGAAGAATATAAGAATTCTCTATAA
- the scpB gene encoding SMC-Scp complex subunit ScpB — protein MQNKHLIPIVEAMLFSKSSGFSVKEISEKLEISEEKVNSILIEIWKHYNSEFHGIELEMFEGKYRFTIKSEIKSILKPRPRTFSLTESQFEILAILLLNGPSSTTEIEKSRGKSSYHQIKKLMEMGLIVKKRKNNTKNRFVYDLSETFFELLPEKTIEELRGAKIDKTSDISPEDR, from the coding sequence GTGCAGAATAAGCATCTTATCCCTATAGTTGAAGCTATGTTATTTTCAAAAAGTTCCGGCTTTTCTGTAAAAGAAATTTCAGAAAAATTGGAAATTTCAGAAGAAAAAGTCAATAGCATTTTAATTGAAATTTGGAAACATTATAATTCAGAATTTCATGGAATAGAACTGGAAATGTTTGAAGGAAAATATAGATTTACTATAAAAAGTGAAATAAAATCTATTTTAAAACCACGCCCAAGAACATTTTCTCTTACTGAATCACAATTTGAAATTCTTGCTATTTTACTTTTAAACGGTCCATCCTCTACAACAGAAATAGAAAAATCACGCGGAAAATCATCATACCATCAAATAAAAAAACTTATGGAAATGGGATTAATTGTTAAAAAAAGAAAAAACAATACAAAAAATAGATTTGTTTATGATCTTTCAGAGACTTTTTTTGAATTATTACCAGAAAAAACTATAGAAGAGTTAAGAGGTGCTAAAATTGATAAAACTTCAGACATTTCTCCAGAAGATAGGTGA
- the gcvPA gene encoding aminomethyl-transferring glycine dehydrogenase subunit GcvPA, producing the protein MKKYPYIPHTEEDIKEMMEVIGIKNIKELYSDIPKLFEGDLNIPESKSEIEVRREIMELANRTINLDEYAMFRGAGIYKHYIPSAVYQLATKRNFLTAYTPYQAEVSQGTLQALYEFQTAICELTGMEVANSSMYDGGSAVAEAILMASRINKKYKTLVASSLHPEYIEVSRTYIESQNLELETVKYDEKTGRIDIEDLKSKLTEDISSVVISYPNFFGVVENIKAIKEVLPEKVLLIVNAYPIALGLLEAPGKLGADIVVGEGQSIGNYMSFGGPTFGFFASKKQYIRQMPGRIIGETVDADGNRGFVMVLQTREQHIRRAKATSNICSNHALMAVLSSVYLSVVGKEGLAEIAYQNYQKAHYLAKKLMETEKFEPVFEGPFFNEFVLKPKFDLDEFNKKLYEEKFVGPLNLGKFYNELNNYGLFCATELNTKEEIDYLISKVGEIDEINL; encoded by the coding sequence GTGAAAAAATATCCATACATTCCACATACAGAAGAAGATATTAAAGAAATGATGGAAGTTATTGGAATTAAAAATATTAAGGAATTATATTCAGATATTCCCAAACTTTTTGAAGGTGATTTAAATATTCCTGAATCAAAATCAGAAATTGAAGTAAGAAGAGAAATTATGGAATTGGCTAATAGAACAATAAATCTTGATGAATATGCAATGTTTAGGGGCGCCGGAATTTATAAACATTATATTCCTTCAGCTGTATATCAACTTGCAACCAAAAGAAATTTTTTAACTGCTTATACTCCTTATCAAGCTGAAGTTTCTCAAGGTACATTACAAGCATTATATGAATTTCAAACTGCTATTTGTGAATTAACAGGTATGGAAGTTGCAAACTCTTCAATGTATGACGGAGGAAGTGCTGTAGCAGAAGCTATTTTAATGGCTTCAAGAATAAATAAAAAATATAAAACTTTAGTAGCTTCTTCCTTACATCCTGAATATATTGAGGTTTCAAGAACATACATAGAATCACAGAATCTGGAATTAGAAACTGTAAAATATGATGAAAAAACAGGAAGAATTGATATAGAAGATTTAAAATCAAAATTAACAGAAGATATAAGTTCCGTAGTAATCTCATATCCTAATTTCTTTGGTGTTGTGGAAAATATAAAAGCTATAAAAGAAGTATTACCAGAAAAAGTATTACTTATAGTTAATGCATATCCTATTGCACTTGGATTATTAGAAGCACCCGGAAAACTTGGTGCTGATATTGTAGTTGGCGAAGGACAATCTATTGGAAATTATATGTCTTTTGGCGGTCCAACATTTGGATTTTTTGCTTCTAAAAAGCAATACATAAGACAGATGCCTGGAAGAATTATAGGTGAAACTGTAGATGCTGATGGAAATAGAGGTTTTGTTATGGTTCTTCAAACAAGAGAGCAACACATCAGAAGAGCAAAAGCCACTTCAAATATATGTTCTAACCATGCTTTAATGGCTGTTTTATCTTCCGTTTATCTAAGTGTTGTTGGAAAAGAAGGTTTAGCTGAAATCGCATATCAAAACTATCAAAAAGCACATTATCTTGCTAAAAAATTAATGGAAACAGAAAAGTTTGAACCTGTATTTGAAGGACCTTTCTTTAATGAATTTGTTTTAAAACCAAAATTCGATCTTGATGAATTTAATAAGAAATTATATGAAGAAAAATTTGTTGGTCCATTAAATCTTGGAAAATTCTATAATGAATTAAATAATTATGGTTTATTCTGCGCAACTGAATTAAATACAAAAGAAGAAATTGACTACTTGATTTCTAAGGTAGGTGAAATCGATGAAATTAATCTTTGA
- a CDS encoding DUF4897 domain-containing protein, whose amino-acid sequence MKDSNAQQKRGFSNNFILIALLFILAISIVNIFMVKNMKTNFKVIKSDNYYYINDDKSVVMFSKVEIQAEDEKSYNRLIENYDKPDEEKRKAYEQFLSKLTENTGRDFKLVSLESSLTTNNNNYTIYVNEKAVIFGFIKDLGNNKYEFSLNSQKMNLANSTLYIYKPKNWEFIETYPQPTEITEDYLLWKDAGEIEFPTIKLERVEK is encoded by the coding sequence ATGAAAGATTCAAATGCTCAACAGAAAAGAGGTTTCTCAAATAATTTTATTTTGATAGCCTTATTATTTATACTGGCAATAAGTATTGTAAATATTTTTATGGTTAAAAATATGAAAACAAATTTCAAGGTAATAAAAAGCGATAATTATTATTATATAAATGACGATAAAAGCGTTGTAATGTTTTCTAAAGTTGAAATTCAGGCTGAAGATGAAAAATCTTATAACCGATTAATTGAAAATTATGATAAACCTGATGAAGAAAAAAGAAAGGCATATGAACAATTTTTATCAAAATTAACAGAAAATACAGGGCGTGATTTCAAATTAGTATCTTTAGAATCATCATTGACTACAAACAATAATAATTATACAATATATGTCAATGAAAAAGCTGTGATTTTTGGATTTATTAAAGATTTAGGTAATAACAAATATGAATTTTCTCTTAATTCACAAAAAATGAATCTGGCAAATTCTACATTATATATTTATAAACCTAAAAATTGGGAGTTTATTGAAACATATCCTCAGCCAACAGAAATTACTGAAGATTATTTGTTATGGAAGGATGCTGGCGAAATTGAATTTCCAACAATAAAATTAGAAAGGGTTGAAAAATGA
- the glgP gene encoding alpha-glucan family phosphorylase — protein sequence MEFISRINVLPKVPENLKKLPELSRNLWWTWNYDAQEIFERIDEDLWVEVNRNPVAFLKKVSQKKLNEAAQNQAILSLYSQVVEKFENYMKAENTWFKSTHKQYKGGEFAYFCAEYGLHESFPNYSGGLGVLAGDHLKSASDLGIPLVAVGLLYKQGYFEQRINSEGWQEAIFNPYDFDNFPVVPVKDDEGNEIYITVEMDNRKVYAKIWKLSVGRINLIYLDTDIPQNDPEDRMITYQLYGGDQEMRIRQEMLLGIGGVRALRTLGYNPSVWHMNEGHSAFLGLERIREFVQEHGLTFREAVQAAKAGAVFTTHTPVPAGHDAFPFHLMDKYFKDYWPQLKASRREFLDLGAEIRADGSELFSMTTLALNLSSRANGVSKLHGEVSRDLAKDIWKGLEAVEVPITHVTNGVHATTWISKELQDLFAHYLGKDWHEKIDDPDLWKKIDEIPDEELWNVRKSLKKKLIEFVHQRTKEQRMRHGETVEQLEEIENILNPKALTIGFARRFATYKRATLIFKDLERLSKILNNPERPVQLIFAGKAHPADRPGQELIKRIYEISRMPEFKDKIVFIENYDMNVARHLVAGVDVWLNNPRRPREASGTSGQKAGMNGSPNFSVLDGWWVEGYNGKNGWAIGDERDYTDLELQDRIDSSSMYNTLEKEIVPLYYDHNEELGVSREWIKIMKESIKSVTSFFNTHRMLKEYTQKLYMTAAELGEKFVKDNFEIAKKFSAWVEILEKNWGNIRIKVLSNVTEDIEYSTGGKIEVKAEVYLPGIGPDSVLTQIVVAKLEDNKIVTLKSFDMKLKKEVNKDTYLYEGEFEIDERGQYGWNVRVIPYNPIMPYQHYLIGFVKYPQ from the coding sequence ATGGAATTTATTTCAAGGATAAATGTATTACCAAAAGTGCCTGAAAATTTAAAAAAATTACCAGAATTAAGTAGAAATCTCTGGTGGACCTGGAATTATGATGCACAGGAGATTTTTGAAAGAATTGATGAAGATTTATGGGTTGAAGTAAATAGAAATCCTGTTGCATTTTTAAAAAAGGTAAGCCAGAAAAAATTGAACGAGGCAGCGCAAAATCAGGCTATATTGAGTTTATACTCTCAGGTAGTGGAAAAATTTGAAAATTATATGAAAGCTGAAAATACATGGTTTAAATCCACACATAAACAATATAAAGGTGGAGAATTTGCATATTTTTGTGCTGAATATGGATTACATGAATCATTTCCAAATTATTCTGGAGGATTAGGTGTATTAGCTGGTGATCATTTAAAATCAGCAAGTGATTTGGGAATTCCATTGGTTGCTGTTGGACTTTTGTATAAACAGGGATACTTTGAACAAAGGATTAATTCTGAAGGCTGGCAGGAAGCTATTTTTAATCCTTATGATTTTGATAATTTTCCTGTAGTTCCAGTAAAAGATGATGAAGGAAATGAAATTTATATAACAGTAGAAATGGATAATAGAAAAGTTTATGCGAAGATATGGAAATTATCCGTTGGAAGAATAAATTTAATTTATCTTGATACAGATATTCCGCAAAATGATCCTGAAGATAGAATGATTACCTACCAATTATATGGCGGGGATCAGGAAATGCGAATAAGGCAGGAAATGCTTTTGGGTATTGGAGGAGTTAGAGCATTAAGAACTCTTGGATATAACCCATCGGTATGGCATATGAATGAAGGTCATTCTGCATTTTTAGGTTTAGAAAGAATTAGAGAATTTGTTCAGGAACACGGTTTAACATTTAGAGAAGCAGTTCAAGCAGCAAAAGCTGGTGCGGTATTTACAACACATACTCCTGTTCCAGCAGGTCATGATGCATTTCCTTTTCATTTAATGGATAAATATTTCAAAGATTATTGGCCACAACTTAAAGCATCAAGAAGGGAATTTCTTGACTTAGGAGCTGAAATAAGGGCTGATGGTTCTGAATTATTTTCAATGACAACATTAGCTTTAAATTTATCCTCAAGAGCAAACGGAGTAAGTAAATTACATGGTGAAGTATCACGGGATTTAGCAAAAGACATATGGAAAGGACTTGAAGCAGTTGAGGTTCCAATTACACATGTAACAAATGGTGTTCATGCAACAACATGGATTTCCAAAGAATTACAGGATTTATTTGCTCATTATCTTGGAAAAGACTGGCATGAAAAGATTGATGATCCTGATTTATGGAAAAAAATTGATGAGATTCCAGATGAAGAATTATGGAATGTAAGAAAATCTTTAAAGAAAAAATTAATTGAATTTGTACATCAAAGAACTAAAGAACAAAGAATGAGACATGGTGAAACAGTAGAACAACTTGAAGAAATAGAAAATATTCTTAATCCAAAGGCTTTAACAATAGGTTTTGCAAGAAGATTTGCAACATATAAAAGAGCTACATTAATTTTTAAAGACCTTGAAAGGCTCAGTAAAATTTTAAATAATCCAGAAAGACCTGTTCAATTGATTTTTGCGGGTAAAGCACATCCGGCAGATAGACCAGGTCAGGAATTAATAAAAAGAATTTACGAAATTTCAAGAATGCCTGAATTTAAAGATAAAATAGTATTTATTGAAAATTATGATATGAATGTTGCAAGGCATTTAGTAGCCGGTGTTGATGTATGGCTTAATAATCCACGAAGACCAAGAGAAGCAAGTGGAACAAGTGGTCAAAAAGCTGGTATGAACGGTTCTCCGAACTTTAGTGTTCTTGATGGTTGGTGGGTTGAAGGTTATAATGGAAAAAATGGATGGGCTATAGGTGATGAAAGAGATTACACAGACCTTGAATTACAGGATAGAATAGATAGTTCATCAATGTATAATACTCTTGAAAAAGAAATTGTACCTCTTTATTATGACCATAATGAAGAATTGGGAGTTTCAAGAGAATGGATAAAAATAATGAAAGAATCTATAAAATCAGTTACATCATTCTTTAATACACATAGAATGCTCAAAGAATATACACAAAAATTATATATGACTGCAGCGGAATTAGGAGAAAAGTTTGTAAAAGATAATTTTGAAATAGCTAAGAAATTCTCTGCTTGGGTAGAAATATTGGAGAAAAACTGGGGAAATATTAGAATAAAAGTTCTTTCAAATGTAACTGAAGACATTGAATATTCAACTGGTGGAAAAATAGAAGTAAAAGCAGAAGTTTATTTACCGGGAATTGGGCCGGATTCTGTACTTACACAAATTGTTGTAGCAAAATTGGAAGACAACAAAATAGTTACATTAAAATCGTTTGATATGAAGTTGAAAAAAGAAGTAAATAAAGATACATATTTGTATGAAGGTGAATTTGAAATAGATGAAAGAGGGCAGTATGGCTGGAATGTAAGAGTTATTCCATATAATCCTATAATGCCATATCAACATTATTTAATAGGTTTTGTAAAATATCCACAATAA